The following coding sequences lie in one Pseudomonas syringae CC1557 genomic window:
- the recT gene encoding recombinase RecT: MSARNVASVSHDQNLHVLPHAATSTSALVLDGDSLDKMMRLAEVMATGRATLPKHFNGNSADCLAVVMQAMQWRMNPFAVAQKTHLVNGVLGYEAQLVNAVITTCAPVVDRLHYEWYGNWEKVIGKFEIKKGDKGEYRTPGWKLADEEGLGVKVWATFRGEDEPRVLELLLAQARTRNSTLWADDPRQQLAYLATKRWSRLYCPDVILGVYSPDELEESAPRYRDVSPQPEQQGSELPAYEDDKFKTMLPKWQDGIDTGKTDTESLIAFLESKYTLSADQIDRINQMAPIAGETA; encoded by the coding sequence ATGTCCGCAAGAAACGTTGCGTCCGTATCGCACGATCAAAATTTGCATGTGCTTCCGCATGCGGCCACCTCGACCAGCGCCTTGGTCCTGGACGGCGACAGCCTGGACAAGATGATGCGCCTGGCTGAAGTAATGGCCACCGGGCGAGCAACGCTGCCGAAGCACTTCAATGGCAATTCCGCCGATTGCCTGGCCGTCGTCATGCAGGCCATGCAGTGGAGGATGAACCCCTTCGCCGTCGCACAGAAAACCCATCTGGTAAACGGCGTGCTGGGTTACGAAGCGCAACTGGTCAACGCCGTGATCACAACCTGCGCACCTGTCGTGGATCGCTTGCACTACGAGTGGTATGGCAACTGGGAAAAGGTGATCGGCAAGTTCGAGATCAAAAAAGGGGACAAGGGCGAGTACCGCACTCCCGGCTGGAAGCTTGCCGACGAGGAAGGCCTGGGCGTGAAGGTCTGGGCGACGTTCCGCGGAGAAGACGAGCCGAGGGTACTGGAGCTGCTGCTGGCCCAGGCGCGTACACGCAACAGCACGCTCTGGGCCGACGATCCTCGACAGCAGCTCGCGTACCTGGCAACCAAACGCTGGTCCCGCCTCTACTGCCCGGACGTGATTCTGGGCGTTTACAGCCCAGATGAGCTGGAGGAAAGCGCCCCTCGGTACCGTGATGTTTCGCCGCAACCTGAGCAGCAAGGGTCAGAGCTTCCCGCCTACGAGGACGACAAATTCAAAACGATGCTTCCCAAATGGCAGGACGGTATCGACACCGGAAAGACCGACACCGAAAGCCTGATCGCCTTCTTGGAATCGAAATACACCCTCAGTGCCGATCAGATCGACCGAATCAACCAGATGGCTCCTATCGCCGGAGAAACCGCATGA
- a CDS encoding DUF1652 domain-containing protein, which produces MTSNMDLRPIIEAAFLPMKCVCDFVSAGLMTIRISNPVTETEEFTFTGIDTTALVTIRDIVGLILEVKAEMRLRRSAFYLHPRGR; this is translated from the coding sequence ATGACTTCCAACATGGATCTGAGGCCTATCATTGAGGCTGCTTTTTTGCCGATGAAATGCGTATGCGATTTCGTCTCGGCAGGCTTGATGACGATCCGGATATCCAACCCGGTCACCGAGACGGAAGAGTTCACCTTCACAGGTATCGATACGACCGCACTGGTTACGATCCGCGATATCGTCGGGCTTATACTTGAGGTGAAAGCGGAGATGAGGCTGCGGCGCTCAGCGTTCTATCTGCATCCAAGAGGAAGGTAA